In one Gracilinanus agilis isolate LMUSP501 chromosome 6, AgileGrace, whole genome shotgun sequence genomic region, the following are encoded:
- the SGMS2 gene encoding phosphatidylcholine:ceramide cholinephosphotransferase 2, with the protein MDVIETAKLEEHMENQTSDPANSYTRPTEPTDEDNKNSNGKPKSLSNGLRKGAKKYPDYIQISMPAEARNKFPLEWWKTGIAFVYALFNLILTTVMITVVHERVPPKELSPPLPDKFFDYIDRVKWAFSVSEINGMILFGLWLTQWLFLRYKSIVGRRFFFIMGTLYLYRCITMYVTTLPVPGMHFQCAPKLNGDSQAKVQRILRLISGGGLSITGSHILCGDFLFSGHTVVLTLTYLFIKEYSPRHFWWYHLICWLLSAAGIICILVAHEHYTVDVIVAYYITTRLFWWYHSMANEKSLKISSQTNFLSRAWWFPIFYFFEKNIQGAIPCCFSWPLSWPPGCFKSSCKKYSRVQKTGEDNEKST; encoded by the exons ATGGATGTCATAGAGACAGCAAAGCTTGAAGAACATATGGAAAACCAGACCAGTGACCCTGCAAATAGTTATACGAGGCCTACTGAACCTACTGATGAAGACAACAAAAATAGTAATGGCAAACCCAAGAGTTTATCCAATGGCTTACGAAAGGGTGCCAAAAAGTACCCGGACTATATTCAGATTTCTATGCCAGCTGAAGCAAGGAACAAATTTCCCCTGGAATGGTGGAAAACAGGCATTGCTTTTGTCTATGCCCTATTCAACCTAATCTTGACAACCGTCATGATCACAGTTGTACATGAGAGGGTGCCTCCCAAGGAGCTCAGCCCACCACTACCAGACAAGTTCTTTGATTACATTGATCGAGTAAAATGGGCATTTTCTGTATCAGAAATAAATGGCATGATATTATTTGGACTATGGCTCACCCAGTGGCTGTTTCTGAGATATAA GTCAATAGTGGGCCGCCGGTTCTTTTTTATAATGGGAACTTTATACCTATATCGCTGCATTACTATGTATGTTACCACTCTCCCcgtgcctggaatgcacttccaATGTGCACCAAAG CTCAATGGAGACTCTCAGGCCAAAGTACAGCGAATCCTGCGACTGATCTCTGGTGGTGGATTGTCCATAACTGGGTCACACATCTTGTGTGGAGACTTCCTGTTCAGTGGCCACACTGTCGTGCTGACTCTGACTTACTTGTTCATCAAAGAAT ATTCGCCCCGGCACTTCTGGTGGTATCATTTGATCTGCTGGCTGCTGAGCGCTGCTGGGATCATCTGCATTCTTGTCGCCCATGAACACTACACTGTGGACGTGATAGTAGCTTATTATATCACCACGAGACTCTTCTGGTGGTACCACTCCATGGCTAATGAAAAG AGCTTGAAGATTTCATCACAGACTAATTTCTTATCTCGAGCATGGTGGTTCcccatcttttatttctttgagaaaaatATACAAGGCGCAATTCCTTGCTGCTTCTCCTGGCCGTTATCCTGGCCACCTGGCTGCTTCAAATCCTCCTGCAAAAAATATTCACGGGTTCAGAAAACAGGAGAGGACAATGAAAAATCCACCTGA